The DNA region CGCATCAGTCCTTGCCGATACTGCATCATGAATCTTCTCTTTTTTCAGATTGTGGATGTGTTTATGGAATACAACCTTATCCAGCAGTGCACCGCTTTCCTTCTGGATGCGCTAAAGAACAACCGTCCTAGCGAAGGTCCATTGCAGACACGCTTGCTTGAGATGAACCTAATGCATGCTCCTCAGGTAAGCTGACATAACTTTCATTTATGGAATGAATTGCAAGCTACTGGCATGGAACTTTAGTACTAATGTTTCTGTTTACATGTAGGTTGCAGATGCAATTTTGGGTAACCAGATGTTTACACACTATGATCGGGCTCACATTGCCCAGCTTTGTGAGAAAGCTGGTCTGCTGCAGAGAGCTCTAGAGCACTTCACAGATCTATATGACATTAAGAGAGCAGTTGTCCACACTCATCTTCTCAATCCAGAGGTAAGGCCGGCATATGTTTACATGCCAAATAAAAATCTGTGAATTTTGGAGATTTTTCACCGCTTCATACACACCCAGTGAAATACACGGAGAGGGTGTACGCTCTATGGTGGTGTCTCGCTTTCGGTGCACTTATTTTCATGTTCTTTTTGTGTAATGTACAGTGGTAGAAAACTAACATAATATCATTGACTCCTTTTTCTCCCTATCGTTTCCAGTGGCTTGTTAATTATTTTGGCTCTCTGTCCGTTGAAGACTCCCTTGAATGCTTACGTGCAATGCTTTCTGCAAACATTCGGCAAAACCTGCAGATATGCGTCCAAGTAGCCTCCAAATATCATGAGCAGCTCTCTACACAGTCTCTCATTGAACTTTTTGAATCATTCAAGAGTTTTGAAGGTGCGTAGTAAGGGAAGAGAAATTCACAGCAAAACAAAAAAACGTAAAATTCTAGAAGTGGGAATATTCTGCGCTTAATGAGTGGGTGCTTGTATAGATAGATGGCTTTTGAACTTTTACCTTTAAATGATCATGATGCACAAACTGTCATTAGATTCTATAAATTAGTTTACTGGAACCCTATCGTGGTGCTAACCAGCATATAGGCCATGCTACAGGAACGTAACTATATTATCATAATGCTCTACCATTAAAGAGATCAATTTGAGTGTCACCCTAATCCATCTGAAGAGAAATCGCCAGTGTCACAGGCTTTCTGGATGCAGAGCTTGATGTGTTCTGCAATGGGACTTAAATGCAAAAAGCGTTCTTTCAGCATTAGGAACATTGCTGTGTGGACTTGTGACATTTTGGGCAGATGAGCATGCTGGAAGGACACTCCTATGTGCTGAGATCCCTGCGAAGAGTTATCATATGGGCTACAGACTTTACATTTGTATTACTTGTGCTCTTCATACAAATGATTGTTGAAAGAATGTggatcatgttaaaaaaaaaaaaaaattgtgaaaatttaagGGGATTTACCAATTAGAAACTGTGTGTAatatacacactgttaggatttggcTCTGCTTGTCAGGTGACCACATGCGGTAACATGCCAACTATCCTGATCATTGAGAGAAGCAAATGAGACTTTAGATGGCAGGTAAGCGCAAATAGGAAATCGCATGCTTGTGGTCACGTGAGAACAGTTCATAGTCGGCAGGCTGCACTGCTTGCCAAAGGTTTGTCCTGATGTGAGaaaatgagttgtagttttgaatgacatttactatacaatgtactggaaaacaaaAAACTTCAAGTGAGTTGgcatagtgaagaaaaaataaaaaataatctctaTAGATGGTATGAAAACTGCCTGGATTTGCACATATCATTCCCTGGTCGATAATGCGCAGTGCAATATCTCGCTGTTGGCTTTCTGCCAACATGATCTGCTCTGCCTCCCGCCCTGCCATTTTGTGTTCTACCTCTGGGCACCCTCTGCTCCTGTACAGTAACCTACTCGGCAGATTTCCTCTTCAGCCGTCTACATGATTCTGGCGATAGTGGTTTTTACTGTAGCCGATTTCGAGCAGAGCTCAACTCCCCTGCCCTCCACAAGGGAGCTTTTAATTACAGTCCTAGGCATTGCACTAGTGCTcttgggaaatgtagttttagtaGATAAGGCTATGAGAAACTAGAAGGGAGAGAGGGAGATACAGTAAATCTACAAAGGTACAGTAAATACTTTTATGTTGGCCTTAGTCTGTATATTAATCCCTATGCATTTGCTTTGTGAAAAATAAGGCCATTCTGGGATTAGCTCTTTAAGTGTAAGAAATTCTATTGACTCAAGAACGTTATGGGTCTCAGATAGCGGCAACTCTTTTTCAAACATCAATTTTATGCAACactttaattaaaagaaaaaaaaactacaagTTTGGTTTCACTGTAATCATACAATGAacactcaaaaaaataaatggcggaatgttttttttcttttttccctgcCATCATTTTTATACAATTGTTCCATTTACATGACTGGTGTATATGTTTGTGGATAGattaatgcaaattgtctcttcagggaggaagaactTGAACTCTAATCCCTCCTATTGGACGTAGCAATCCTAAGTGTCACTATCGACCCtataacaagccttgccacatgacttgggataaaaaccaaaccaaTTTTGCGGATTTGTTTCTGAGTGTTGCCacccctcagtgcaaagcatgagatctgatttggtttcatgagaggcctctgactgagGCCTAagtagtaacgtttctccttatgtagAGTGACTTGCctaacatgccagtgtaaggagacttgtaggttgtgcaatgcttctctgggagatGAAATATGAATCATAAATCATTACTTACTGCACAGGCCAGTTTGGATACTTGTACCGTGTTGGATTTATTTAGTGTAGTTCTATTGGTACAAACCCAGAGAAGTATGTAATACTTTATGAATCTTGTTTCTTTAGGCCTGTTTTATTTCCTGGGATCCATTGTTAACTTCAGCCAAGATCCTGATGTTCACTTCAAGTACATTCAGGCGGCTTGCAAAACCGGCCAGATAAAAGAAGTTGAGAGAATTTGCCGAGAGAGTAACTGTTATGACCCAGAGCGTGTGAAAAACTTCCTTAAGGTAATTGTGATTGAATTGATCTTCTACCTCAATGCGTCATTCATTATCCTGGGAAATGTGGTTTTAGAATTAGTATGTTGAAGACTAAGATTAAAATAGTAATTTCCCTTAGTTCCATTTTGTATCAGCTGTAGTGAGGGAAGCGCCCACTGTCACACAGCCAGACTCTGCAGAGAAGAGCAGCAGCTCTAGTTACATGTTGAAATTGGTAACCAATTTCCAGAGCAGCTTAAAGGCATCCTCTGAGCTTTTCTTCTGAAGTTTCTAGTAAATTGGGGAAAAGTGTATGCACAGAAAAACAACCTGCAGCCAGTTGAAACAATGTAGTTTCTCCACCATGATGATTGGTTTAATGTAACATGTCTAATTTTaccagaaatacattttttttttttgttagcaggAAATGTAAATGGTTAAATTGTGAAAAGCCGATTTTGCTGCATGTTAACAACTTGTTAATGTCTTACAAAGTAGTTTGTTATAAAGTACAGGACAAGTTAATAAAGCATTATTATAGCACTTGTTAGGACCCCGACTTTGGAGTGCTGTACACCTTTTCCCAAATGGCAGTGCAGGTGGTGCTATGTCTCCAGTCAGTGAAAGTGTTTCCTCACTGACCATTTGTCTCCTCACCTGTCCCAGGAACATGTCCGACTGTaagaaagcaaacaaaaaaagagGATCTGTCATGAACCCCGACTTatctgtttaaaggggttgtccagctataggctacaagtctgctgttactgtgtgtgactgcagacttgtgaatcctcacatcacacgcACACTATGTCCTGTGCAGATTCTCCGTCGGTGGGCGTGTGACTGCAAGTATACGATttgtatacatgcggtcacatgctgactagatgggCACATGGGCAATGTAAATGTATTGAGCGAGACCGGACACAGTCTAGTGGAAAtgtggccaataatactgtatgcagATACCATATTTACGGTCACATGATTCCCGGCacctgcactggagaatcctcaccgcACACAGTGTAAACCCCTTTAAtacttctgcagcattttacatgaCTCCACCATGTGGTGCCCTTCTGCTGTTCCTACTACAAAATTCTGACTtggttgacaactgggtgttaccagctTTTGGGTGTGTTTCGTCATCACCCGACATAGTCCAATCAGTGATGCTAGTTTCATGCTGGACACACCCAGTTGTAACTTATGATGCATTTTCAGGAGGCATAACCAGAATGGCATGACAGAGATCTAAGAAAAGCTGCTCCTGAGCGCTAATATTTTACAGAGTACAAGCTTTTCCTAAATCGGACATGTCGCAGCAGATGGCTCTCCTTTAATGTAGCTGTGAGCCAGCTGGCATACAGGAGTCAGTGTTTGGTGGCCAGATTGCAAACTATGAAGCCCCAGTCtccttttagatgtttttttgtAACTGCTGCTTAGAATAACCTTATACATTTAGTTTCATCTCTTCTGTTTCGTTAATGCTTGAACTGTCATGACAAGTTTTAGACTTAGTATCCCATATAGATCCACTTTTAATGTGTTTTAAGCTTTTCCTGATGGAAGTTATTTCTTGTGCTTTTCCTTTTGTCTGTGGAATGAGCAGGACATGTACAAGGTAAATGTTATATGGGTCTCCCCCTGTACTTTGGTGTAATTGTGTATGTAGGATTGTTCTGTGGAAAAGGGGACATTTTAAGGTTTCTTTGTTTTGGAGATTGAGTTTAGAGTCCTATCAATCTGATATCAGTGGCAATTTTTTATGGCATGCATCGGTCAAAATGTTAtctatatttttgaaaaaaaaaaaaaacctctgcatTTTAGTGTTATCTACTATTTAACATTAGTGTTAAACTAAGAATAGTCACTAATTCTAGCCTAGCTAGTGGTAATGCAGATTTGTATGTTTTTACATGTCCTGTTTTATGCATCCTTGCAGGAAGCTAAACTTACAGACCAGCTGCCACTCATAATTGTATGTGACCGCTTTGACTTTGTCCATGATCTTGTCCTGTATCTGTACAGAAATAATCTGCAGAAGTATATTGAAATCTATGTACAAAAGGTAAGGAATCTGTTCTGTGTCACTTTTAATGGCTCTCGTGGAAATGTGCGCTTCTGTACTTGTCCTACTGTGCACTCTAGCGTATATCTAGTATAATTGTAGGCAAAGTTTTAGGTACAGCTAGAACCAGGTCTCTGCAATATATGGTAGTAATGATAAATAATATTGCCATAAACTGTATCCATTCTTTTGTTTTTTCTAAGTGGAAAGGTACTCTGCCTTTGCTTTTAATTTTGAAGAGGAATCTTTATAAGGCAATCCCATAAAAGTAGAAAGTGGAAGAGATAAATTAGGCCCTGGCAAGGGGAATATTTTGGGGGTGGGAAGTGGAGGACCTCCCCACACCTTAAGACCAATTCTGGGGACATGTCTGGCCAGTTGTGGTTTCCCCTGCGGACCCACTCTGGCTTTCATTTAGAAACTTTGTATTTGTGAGACATCCTTCTTAAtttttatttctccttcgcctcattggggggacacaggaccatgggtgtatgctgctgccactaggaggctgacactaagggaATATATAAAAATTAACTCCtcatcctctgcagtatacacctaccactggctcCATCTGAACCAGTTCAtgattagtgtccgtaggaggcacatgggtctgctattcagaccacaattttttattttatttttattctattttattcaatttttcacctttttaataattttttctttttaaaggatTACAGGGGTGACGGACCCCTTCAGGGGTCTGATCTCCCCAACCAACAGGTGGGAACGTGGTTTTTCGCCTCCACGTACCCCCTCCTTCACCGTTCACATGTCTGAGCTCTATTTTTAGGGAAAATTTAGTCCCAGGCTTTGGCGTCTGCTAGGCTGCAACCCGGATGCTTCGCCCACTCATTCACATCATGCCCGCGGATTCGCCCACCCTCTTGGCGCTTCTCGCTCAGAGCGAGACTGAGAcatcttttttaatttttattttaggcATTATCCACTTTGGGGTTTAACACtgaattgtttggttttttttccccCTTATAAGGTTAATCCTAGCCGATTGCCTGTGGTTATTGGTGGCTTGCTTGATGTGGATTGCTCTGAGGATGTGATCAAGAGCCTCATCCTTGTGGTGAGGGGTCAGTTCTCCACTGATGAGCTTGTTGCTGAAGTTGAAAAAAGGAACCGGTAGGTGCCTGAAATTCCCTTAATGTATCATTGTACTGTTATTGTGATCCATTATTGGACTACTTACCCTATTTCACAATGTCTtctaaattaaatttttatttttcttaggTTAAAGTTGCTTCTGCCATGGTTGGAGTCTAGGATCCATGAGGGCTGTGAAGAGCCAGCCACACACAATGCTTTGGCAAAGATTTACATTGACAGTAATAATAACCCAGAGCGGTTCCTTCGTGAAAATCCATATTACGACAGCCGTGTTGTTGGAAAGTATTGTGAAAAGAGAGATCCCCATCTGGCATGTGTGGCATACGAGAGGGGACAGTGTGACTTGGAGCTCATCAATGTATGTACTTCTGTTCTGTACAAGCAAACATATTGTTTGTCCTTGGGAAACTCCGTTTATGGGTTTTTGTGTGAGGACTCTACTTTAGTGTATGTAGCctcatagcaatttttttttcttcaggtttGCAATGAAAATTCACTCTTCAAAAGCCTATCAAGATATTTGGTACGCCGAAAAGACCCTGAACTGTGGGCCAGTGTTTTGCTGGAAAGCAATCCGTTCAGAAGACCTCTTATTGATCAGGTATGCTCATGACTTGCTAATGTCAGATGGTGAGACCATGAGCATTTTTGCACATTTGAGCCTTTTGTTTTCAAAGTAAAGCAATGGTTCTGCCTTTCAGGTTGTGCAAACAGCATTGTCTGAAACTCAAGATCCAGAGGAAGTGTCTGTTACTGTAAAAGCCTTCATGACCGCAGACCTTCCTAATGAGCTCATTGAGCTATTAGAGAAGATTGTTTTGGATAATTCAGTATTCAGTGAACACAGGTACGTCTAAAAGCATGCTTGATGCGAATACTGTAGAGCTGTGATGTCGAACTCAAATTAAAACCTTGGACAAAGTTGCAGGCCATCCttgatattggaaaaaaaaaagaaaaattaaattgcATGTAAAACATTTAATCAAATTGACATCGGTTCATCTAGTTTTGATCATCCCTCTCCAGAAATCTACAGAACTTACTGATCCTAACTGCTATTAAAGCTGATCGTACCAGGGTTATGGAATATATAAATCGGCTGGATAATTATGATGCTCCAGATATTGCAAACATTGCCATCAGTAATGAGCTCTACGAGGAAGCCTTTGCCATTTTCAGAAAATTTGATGTGAACacttctgccatacaggttagacaATACCTTTTTAACCTGTTAACGCCATTTGTCTTCATTGTGATGAGTTTTTAATGACAATATCATGTTTTAGGTTTTGATTGAGCACATTGGAAATTTGGACCGTGCTTATGAATTTGCGGAGCGCTGCAACGAGCCAGCCGTTTGGAGCCAACTGGCAAAGGCTCAGCTTCAGAAAGGAATGGTCAAAGAAGCAATTGACTCCTACATTAAAGCAGATGATCCTTCTTCTTACATGGAAGTCGTACAGGCTGCCAACGCTAGTGGTGTGTTTGTGTTTAATGCTACTTGATACAGCTGACTTGTGAAAGCTGCTTAATGGGTGTCGTACAGCTAAAGCAAATATTCCCAACTATGTTTAAGAATACGTTATGTAACTGACGTGCTTCAGATTTGTCCGTTTCCCCATTTGGGAGGTAGCCCCTGTAATTTCTCCTCCTTGCCTTCTCTTAATTTTATGTAGCAATCTCTATGGTCAAGAAAGCTAAGGCATTGTTGTGCTGTACCGCGGTAGTAATACAGTAACATTGTTTGTTTTTCATTAAGTGGTGCAGCATACTGCATGTTTACATGATGATTTTTGTGACATTCTCTTTAGGGAATTGGGAAGAACTTGTTAAATACCTGCAGATGGCCCGCAAGAAAGCAAGGGAATCCTATGTAGAAACAGAACTCATCTTTGCTCTTGCTAAAACCAACCGTCTCACAGAACTTGAAGAATTTATTAATGGACCAAACAATGCTCATATTCAACAAGTAAGTTTCATTTATGGCTATTGTGAAAATGTAGTATTGTGCAGTATAATcctgttaaagggttaaataatttggatACTTCCATTTTGTTAAGCTTATTGTGGAGTGGTCCCTTTCACATGTTGTTTTGTAGCTGGGGCACAGTTCTCCAGCCCACCCTTTTATCTCTGGGGGGATTATGGTGGCAAGTGCTGACTTCAGCTACAGCAACCTGCACATGGAATAATTAGAATTTCTCTGCGATGTATAGTGAACATATTTAGTTAGTGGACTAGGTGTAATGTAAGGCTCTTGAACAGTGACTTCCTCCCATACTAGTTGAGAATCGGACATAACTCTTTTACCTGTTTCAGTGCTGTAAATTAAAACTGAAGTTGTTTCTACATGCTGTCATCATAAAACGAAGAGTTTATGAAGTTTTATTTATACAACATATTATTGGATTTTGTCTTCCATTGTAATCCAGTGGGCTGGACTAGATGTAGTGTAGTATTGGCCTAAATCTGTGTTCTACATATTTTTGTGCATGAAACCCATTACTCCTTTTACCATTCACATTTTATTCCTTTCTATTAGGTTGGTGATCGATGCTATGATGAGAAAATGTATGATGCTGCTAAGCTTCTCTACAATAATGTCTCAAATTTTGGCCGGTTGGCATCCACATTGGTTCATCTGGGAGAATATCAAGCTGCTGTGGATGGAGCACgaaaggcaaacagcactcgcacatgGAAAGAGGTGACACAAGCATCTTTTAGccgtctttgatttttttttttcccatgtcattttaaaatatttaattacaatttttttttttcttttaccaggtCTGCTTTGCTTGTGTTGATGGTAAGGAATTCCGCCTTGCCCAAATGTGTGGTCTTCACATCGTGGTACACGCTGATGAACTGGAGGAGCTAATTAACTACTATCAGGTAACAAGAGACCTCATAATAATAAAACTATATAATAGATTTATTTGTACCCACTGCATTTGGATCTgagtttatcttttttttttatgtttaggaCCGTGGTTATTTTGAAGAGCTTATCACCATGCTTGAAGCAGCTCTGGGTCTGGAGAGGGCACACATGGGCATGTTCACTGAGCTTGCCATTCTGTATTCTAAATTCAAGCCACAAAAAATGAGAGAGCACTTGGAGCTTTTCTGGTCCAGAGTCAACATTCCCAAGGTAAATCACATCAACTTGTGTACATGTAGATTAAAGCAGACTAGTACTGTTGTatcacatatatgtgtgtgtatatgtttatTCATAATCATTTTTACAGGTACTCAGAGCAGCCGAGCAAGCTCACCTTTGGGCAGAGTTGGTGTTCCTTTATGATAAATACGAAGAGTATGATAATGCCATTATCACAATGATGAGCCACCCTACAGACGCATGGAAGGAAGGACAATTCAAAGATATTATCACCAAGGTAATGCTTCCAAAAGTGTATGATGTCAAGCAAAAACTATCTGTAGGTGTTTATGTAGGACTGAAGTCAGAGGAAATTATTACTGATTtagatatttatttttctttaggtGGCCAACGTGGAGTTGTATTACAGAGCGGTACAGTTCTATTTGGAGTTCAAGCCACTATTACTGAATGATCTCTTGATGGTATTATCTCCAAGACTGGACCATACCCGCGCTGTTAACTACTTTAGCAAGGTAAGCGCACAGTATTCTTTGTTGTCTGATCTGGTCTAACTAGTGGTTTGTTTCTGTAATgcggttttgttttttaatttaaaaacttgtgtgtttttatttatttttattttttttgtcatccAAGGTGAAGCAACTCCCTCTTGTAAAACCATACCTCCGCTCCGTGCAGAATCATAACAATAAATCCGTTAATGAGGCTCTTAACAACCTTTTCATAACAGAGGAGGACTACCAGGTAATGATTTAGCAGCATGTATCGCTTTAATGCTACTTAGTTATGCAGTTATAGTACTTTTTCTTTCCTTTGCCTTCTCTAGGCACTTCGTACATCTATAGATGCATATGACAACTTTGACAACATATCCCTTGCCCAACGTTTGGAGAAGCACGAGCTTATTGAATTTAGGAGGATTGCTGCGTACCTATTCAAGGGTAATAACCGCTGGAAGCAGAGTGTAGAGCTCTGCAAGAAAGACCGACTCTATAAGGTATATGTGAAGAACTGGTTTCTTTTTTTCTCGGTGCCATTGCAGACCTTATACTCGTATTGCATTCTAAAGTTCTTGTGTATTAAAATATAGTTTGCTTGAATAATTTCCTTGCTGGCCACTATTCAATGGTGAACAGAAGGCAAGAATCAGATGTCTTTCATTCTAATCATAGCTCGACGGTCATTTGCTTTGTTTCAATCTTTTTATATTAACGTGGCTGtccaaagtctgcagtcattctgtaaTCCTGGCAGGGTGCACTAGGCACGATTGTGCTCGCAGGGTGCACTAGGCATGATTGTGCTGGCAGGGTGCACTAGGCACGATTGTGCTGGCAGGGTGAACTTGGCATGATTGTGCAGATTTTTGTGCTAaatttggacaactcctttaaggaaaAATGACCCGTGTTTCAGTGTCGGTAAAGCTAAATATGTAAACTACCATTGTTTCCAGGATGCTATGCAGTATTCCTCTGAATCCAAAGACACAGAACTGGCAGAGGAACTTTTGCAGTGGTTCTTGTTGGAAGACAAGAAGGAGTGCTTTGCAGCTTGTCTCTTCACATGTTATGACCTGCTGCGGCCAGACGTGGTCCTGGAAACTGCATGGAGGCACAATATTATGGACTTTGCCATGCCCTACTTCATTCAGGTCATGAGGGAATACTTAAGCAAGGTAAGCACTAATACTATTCTGTTTTAGAAGGTGCAGAAAGTCAAATGCAATATCCTGCATAAAGAACGTATAGGAATGGAACAGAAGCGCGGTCTCCCATTCAATACatttgctattaaaaaaaaaacacaactgttGTGATCGGAAGTATGAGCTGCTCCATTGTGGAATCAGCGGCCTGTTTTTCTCCTACTGGAGCAATTGGTTGACCAGTTTGCAAAGTTTTGTACAGAAATATATGTTTTTGTGTTCTTAGCTATGGTATCTCAGTATGATAAAGAATTATTATAATTTACCTTTGAAGCAGTCAACAAACTACCCATGCCGGTTATGCTGTAATAGGCGGACTAATCTATAGGTATCACAGCCATCGTaacgttatcactagtgttgagcgataccgtccaatacttgaaagtatcggtatcggaaaatatcggccgataccggcaaagtatcggatctaatccgataccgatacccgataccaatacaagtcaatgggacaccaagtatcggacggtatccctgatggttaccagggtctgaaggagaggaaactctccttcaggccctgggatccatatcaatgtgtaaaagaaagaattaaaataaaaaatagggatatactcaccctccggcgcagcctggactttaccgccgtaaccgggagccgttgtacctaagaatgcgcgcttgaagggccttagatgaggtcactgcgctctgattggtccgtagcggtcgcgtgaccgctacgcgaccaatcacaaagcagtgatgtcacctaaggtctttcaagcgcgcattcttaggtacaacggctcccggttacggcggtaaagtccaggggccgccggagaggtgagtatatccctattttttattttaattctttcttttacacattgatattaatcccgataccgattcccgatacaacaaaagtatcggatctcggtatcggaattctgataccggcaagtatcggccgatacccgatacttgcggtatcggaatgctcaacactagttatcaccaaTACACAGGGGTAAATATTTGCAGGAAATACCTTAGAATTAGTATGTCACCAAATATGTTTGTGAGAATTGGCTTGTAGTAGAGTGTGTTGGGATAATTGTGGTTTACAATAATCTCCTTAGTATTGTACACATAATAAAGGGTTAGTCTGAGAACTACAGaaatgttgttaaaaaaaaaattcctcgccTATTAAATCCCCTGCCTGTGCTCAAGCAGTAATTTTTGGTCTAAGTATATTAAGTGGAGGAATATTTTTTTATCCTTTTCTGCAGTTCTGTTCCTCTTGAAGcaccactttgatttttttttctgccctggagtggtgttttaaatgtGAGCCCCCAGCCCCTgttcttatactcaccttctggcggcttcACCTCTTCCCGACGCCACTCTTGTTCCTCGCCTACAACTTGTGCCCATAACTTCTGATTGGTTGGAAGTCAGAAATTGCATTACAACTCAATTCAAGTCTAGAAGAGCCAGAACAAAGCTCTTAGAGATGTATTGAAAAGTGGTCTCACCGGAGACTGATGGGAGCGACGCTGGAAAAGGATGAAGGTGGCGGTATGCAAGTTTGAGACAGGGGGCAgtggaattacatttaaagcaccactcaatGAAAACAAACAAACTGCTGGAGTGGTACTGTTAAACTCTTGAACAACCTCTCTTATCTGCTTACACAGCAGTCAGGCATTAGTCCTCTGTTGGATGAGACACAAGTGGGCtcccttcctatattctgctattttcTTTGGCTGTTATTGGAAGCATTTAATATCTTTTATATTATGCTACACTTCAAGAAACATGCCAGAGTGGCTCATAATGGCCAATCATTGAAAGGAGTCTGTCAACCTCAAAACACAAATGAAACCACGTAATGCACGTACGTGGGGGTCTTGGCAACCTACACAAATCATACATGTAGTATAGTTGCTGGGGGGGTAGAAATATTGTCATTGCGGTCTCATCGCTGGTTCTTGCCTGGGGCTGCCGCTCTGTACTGTACTACAAACCAGAACCAGTGATCGCTGAGCCCAGCGTGCTGAAGTACAGAACTGAT from Ranitomeya variabilis isolate aRanVar5 chromosome 3, aRanVar5.hap1, whole genome shotgun sequence includes:
- the CLTC gene encoding clathrin heavy chain 1 isoform X4 gives rise to the protein MAQILPIRFQEHLQLQNLGINPANIGFSTLTMESDKFICIREKVGEQAQVVIIDLNDPNNPIRRPISADNAIMNPASKVIALKAGKTLQIFNIEMKSKMKAHTMTDDVTFWKWISLNTVALVTDNAVYHWSMEGESQPVKMFDRHSSLAGCQIINYRTDAKQKWLLLTGISAQQNRVVGAMQLYSVDRKVSQPIEGHAASFAQFKMEGNAEESTLFCFAVRGQAGGKLHIIEVGTPPTGNQPFPKKAVDVFFPPEAQNDFPVAMQISGKHDVVFLITKYGYIHLYDLETGTCIYMNRISGETIFVTAPHEATAGIIGVNRKGQVLSVCVEEENIIPYITNVLQNPDLALRMAVRNNLAGAEELFARKFNALFAQGNYSEAAKVAANAPKGILRTPETIRRFQSVPAQPGQTSPLLQYFGILLDQGQLNKYESLELCRPVLQQGRKQLLEKWLKEDKLECSEELGDLVKSVDPTLALSVYLRANVPNKVIQCFAETGQVQKIVLYAKKVGYTPDWIFLLRNVMRINPDQGQQFAQMLVQDEEPLADITQIVDVFMEYNLIQQCTAFLLDALKNNRPSEGPLQTRLLEMNLMHAPQVADAILGNQMFTHYDRAHIAQLCEKAGLLQRALEHFTDLYDIKRAVVHTHLLNPEWLVNYFGSLSVEDSLECLRAMLSANIRQNLQICVQVASKYHEQLSTQSLIELFESFKSFEGLFYFLGSIVNFSQDPDVHFKYIQAACKTGQIKEVERICRESNCYDPERVKNFLKEAKLTDQLPLIIVCDRFDFVHDLVLYLYRNNLQKYIEIYVQKVNPSRLPVVIGGLLDVDCSEDVIKSLILVVRGQFSTDELVAEVEKRNRLKLLLPWLESRIHEGCEEPATHNALAKIYIDSNNNPERFLRENPYYDSRVVGKYCEKRDPHLACVAYERGQCDLELINVCNENSLFKSLSRYLVRRKDPELWASVLLESNPFRRPLIDQVVQTALSETQDPEEVSVTVKAFMTADLPNELIELLEKIVLDNSVFSEHRNLQNLLILTAIKADRTRVMEYINRLDNYDAPDIANIAISNELYEEAFAIFRKFDVNTSAIQVLIEHIGNLDRAYEFAERCNEPAVWSQLAKAQLQKGMVKEAIDSYIKADDPSSYMEVVQAANASGNWEELVKYLQMARKKARESYVETELIFALAKTNRLTELEEFINGPNNAHIQQVGDRCYDEKMYDAAKLLYNNVSNFGRLASTLVHLGEYQAAVDGARKANSTRTWKEVCFACVDGKEFRLAQMCGLHIVVHADELEELINYYQDRGYFEELITMLEAALGLERAHMGMFTELAILYSKFKPQKMREHLELFWSRVNIPKVLRAAEQAHLWAELVFLYDKYEEYDNAIITMMSHPTDAWKEGQFKDIITKVANVELYYRAVQFYLEFKPLLLNDLLMVLSPRLDHTRAVNYFSKVKQLPLVKPYLRSVQNHNNKSVNEALNNLFITEEDYQALRTSIDAYDNFDNISLAQRLEKHELIEFRRIAAYLFKGNNRWKQSVELCKKDRLYKDAMQYSSESKDTELAEELLQWFLLEDKKECFAACLFTCYDLLRPDVVLETAWRHNIMDFAMPYFIQVMREYLSKVDKLDASESLRKEEEQATETQPIVYGQPQLMLTAGPSVPVPPQAAFGYGYTAPAYGQPQPGFGYSM